The Helicobacter pylori genome contains a region encoding:
- the rpsG gene encoding 30S ribosomal protein S7 has protein sequence MRRRKAPVREVLGDPVYGNKVVTKFINKMMYDGKKSVAEKIIYKAFNKIEEKSGEKGIEVFEKALERVRPLVEVRSRRVGGATYQVPVEVRASRQQSLSIRWILEATRKRNERMMVDRLANELMDAASDKGAAFKKKEDVHKMAEANKAFAHYRW, from the coding sequence ATGAGAAGAAGAAAAGCACCCGTTAGGGAGGTTTTGGGCGATCCTGTTTATGGGAACAAAGTGGTTACGAAGTTTATCAATAAGATGATGTATGACGGCAAGAAAAGCGTAGCGGAAAAAATCATCTACAAAGCTTTTAATAAGATTGAAGAAAAAAGCGGTGAAAAAGGGATTGAAGTGTTTGAAAAAGCCCTAGAAAGAGTGCGTCCTTTAGTGGAAGTGCGTAGCAGAAGAGTGGGTGGGGCTACCTATCAAGTGCCCGTAGAAGTGAGAGCGAGTCGCCAGCAGTCGCTATCTATTCGTTGGATTTTAGAAGCGACCAGAAAACGCAATGAAAGAATGATGGTGGATAGATTGGCTAATGAGCTTATGGATGCGGCTAGCGATAAGGGTGCAGCTTTTAAGAAAAAAGAAGATGTGCATAAAATGGCAGAAGCGAATAAAGCGTTCGCACACTATCGCTGGTAA
- the rpsL gene encoding 30S ribosomal protein S12 produces the protein MPTINQLIRKERKKVVKKTKSPALVECPQRRGVCTRVYTTTPKKPNSALRKVAKVRLTSKFEVISYIPGEGHNLQEHSIVLVRGGRVKDLPGVKYHIVRGALDTAGVNKRTVSRSKYGTKKAKATDKKATDNKKK, from the coding sequence GTGCCTACTATCAATCAGTTGATTAGAAAAGAAAGGAAAAAGGTGGTTAAAAAAACGAAATCACCTGCATTAGTGGAATGCCCTCAAAGAAGAGGGGTTTGTACTAGGGTTTATACGACTACCCCTAAAAAGCCTAACTCGGCTTTAAGAAAGGTCGCTAAGGTCCGTCTGACCAGTAAATTTGAAGTGATCAGTTATATCCCTGGTGAAGGGCATAACTTGCAAGAACACTCCATTGTGTTAGTGCGTGGGGGTAGGGTTAAGGATTTACCCGGTGTGAAATACCACATCGTTCGTGGCGCTTTAGACACTGCAGGGGTCAATAAAAGAACGGTTTCACGCTCTAAATATGGGACTAAAAAAGCTAAAGCAACCGACAAGAAAGCAACCGACAACAAAAAAAAATAA
- the hisS gene encoding histidine--tRNA ligase, with protein MITPKVLSGFKDRLPKDAMQKAQLLSKVSVVFQSFGFVPIETPHLEYAEVLLPDASSDIQKEIYRFKDHGDRDVALRFDLTVPLARFVSLHHQTLGMPFKRYAIGNVFRGERAQKGRYREFTQCDFDFIGSESLVCDAEIIQVIIASLKALDLEDFCVSINHRKILNGICEYFGVSQVNEALRIVDKLEKIGLNGVEEELKKECDLDLNTIKKLLEMVQIKQNDLSHAEFFEKIAYLKDYNENLKKGIQDLERLYQLLGDLQISQNLYKIDFSIARGLGYYTGIVYETTLNGMKSLGSVCSGGRYDHLTKNFSKENLQGVGASIGIDRLIVALSEMQLLDERSTQAKVLIACMHEEYFSYANRLAESLRQSGIFSEVYPEAQKIKKPFSYANHRGHEFVAVIGEEEFKSETLSLKNMHSGMQLNCLSFLKALEIIGENNEDL; from the coding sequence ATGATTACCCCTAAAGTGTTGAGCGGGTTTAAAGACCGCTTGCCTAAAGATGCGATGCAAAAAGCCCAGTTACTTTCTAAAGTTTCAGTCGTGTTTCAAAGTTTTGGTTTTGTGCCGATTGAAACCCCTCATTTGGAATACGCTGAAGTATTATTGCCTGATGCGAGCAGTGATATTCAAAAAGAAATTTATCGTTTTAAAGACCATGGGGATAGGGATGTGGCTTTAAGGTTTGATTTGACCGTGCCATTAGCCCGCTTTGTTTCTTTGCACCACCAAACGCTAGGCATGCCCTTTAAACGCTACGCTATAGGCAATGTCTTTAGGGGCGAAAGGGCGCAAAAAGGGCGTTACAGGGAATTTACGCAATGCGATTTTGATTTTATAGGGAGCGAAAGCTTGGTGTGCGATGCTGAGATCATTCAAGTGATTATCGCTTCCTTGAAAGCTTTGGATTTAGAAGATTTTTGCGTCTCTATCAACCACAGAAAAATTTTGAACGGGATATGCGAATATTTTGGCGTTTCTCAAGTGAATGAAGCGTTGCGCATTGTGGATAAATTGGAAAAAATTGGCCTGAATGGGGTTGAAGAAGAATTAAAAAAAGAGTGCGATTTGGATTTAAACACCATTAAAAAGCTTTTAGAAATGGTTCAAATCAAACAAAACGATTTAAGCCATGCGGAATTTTTTGAAAAAATTGCTTATTTGAAAGACTATAATGAAAATCTAAAAAAGGGCATACAGGATTTAGAAAGGCTATACCAGTTGCTAGGGGATTTACAAATTTCTCAAAACCTGTATAAAATTGATTTTTCTATCGCTAGGGGATTAGGGTATTATACAGGGATTGTGTATGAAACCACGCTTAATGGCATGAAGTCTTTAGGGAGTGTGTGTTCAGGGGGTCGTTACGATCATTTGACTAAAAATTTTTCTAAAGAGAATTTACAAGGGGTGGGGGCTTCTATTGGGATTGATCGATTGATTGTGGCTTTGAGTGAAATGCAATTATTAGACGAGCGTTCCACCCAAGCCAAAGTCTTAATCGCTTGCATGCATGAAGAGTATTTTTCTTATGCAAACCGCTTAGCGGAGTCTTTAAGGCAAAGCGGGATTTTTAGCGAAGTCTATCCAGAAGCTCAAAAAATCAAAAAACCCTTTTCTTATGCTAACCATAGGGGGCATGAGTTTGTGGCTGTCATTGGCGAAGAAGAATTTAAAAGCGAAACCTTAAGCCTAAAAAACATGCATTCAGGCATGCAGTTGAATTGTTTGAGTTTTTTAAAAGCCCTTGAAATCATTGGAGAAAACAATGAAGACTTATAA
- the fusA gene encoding elongation factor G gives MARKTPLNRIRNIGIAAHIDAGKTTTSERILFYTGVSHKIGEVHDGAATMDWMEQEKERGITITSAATTCFWKDHQINLIDTPGHVDFTIEVERSMRVLDGAVSVFCSVGGVQPQSETVWRQANKYGVPRIVFVNKMDRIGANFYNVENQIKLRLKANPVPINIPIGAEDTFIGVIDLVQMKAIVWNNETMGAKYDVEEIPSDLLEKAKQYREKLVEAVAEQDEALMEKYLGGEELSVEEIKKGIKTGCLNMSLVPMLCGSSFKNKGVQTLLDAVIDYLPAPTEVVDIKGIDPKTEEEVFVKSSDDGEFAGLAFKIMTDPFVGQLTFVRVYRGNLESGSYVYNSTKDKKERVGRLLKMHSNKREDIKEVYAGEICAFVGLKDTLTGDTLCDEKNAVVLERMEFPEPVIHIAVEPKTKADQEKMGVALGKLAEEDPSFRVMTQEETGQTLIGGMGELHLEIIVDRLKREFKVEAEIGQPQVAFRETIRSSVSKEHKYAKQSGGRGQYGHVFIKLEPKEPGSGYEFVNEISGGVIPKEYIPAVDKGIQEAMQNGVLAGYPVVDFKVTLYDGSYHDVDSSEMAFKIAGSMAFKEASRAANPVLLEPMMKVEVEVPEEYMGDVIGDLNRRRGQINSMDDRLGLKIVNAFVPLVEMFGYSTDLRSATQGRGTYSMEFDHYGEVPSNIAKEIVEKRKG, from the coding sequence ATGGCTAGAAAAACCCCATTAAATAGGATTAGGAATATCGGTATCGCCGCTCACATTGATGCCGGGAAAACCACCACTTCTGAAAGGATTTTATTCTATACAGGCGTGAGCCATAAGATTGGCGAGGTGCATGACGGCGCGGCGACAATGGATTGGATGGAGCAAGAAAAAGAAAGAGGGATCACGATCACTTCTGCGGCAACGACTTGCTTTTGGAAGGATCACCAAATCAATTTGATTGACACTCCAGGGCATGTGGATTTCACTATTGAAGTGGAGCGATCCATGCGCGTTCTAGATGGCGCGGTTTCGGTGTTTTGCTCGGTTGGGGGCGTGCAGCCTCAAAGCGAGACCGTGTGGCGTCAAGCGAATAAATACGGCGTGCCTAGGATTGTTTTTGTCAATAAAATGGATAGGATTGGGGCGAATTTCTATAATGTAGAAAACCAGATTAAGCTTCGCTTGAAAGCTAATCCTGTGCCTATTAATATCCCTATTGGGGCTGAAGACACTTTCATTGGCGTGATTGATTTGGTCCAAATGAAAGCGATTGTTTGGAATAATGAAACCATGGGAGCCAAATACGATGTGGAAGAAATCCCTAGCGATTTGTTAGAAAAGGCTAAACAATACCGAGAAAAGCTTGTAGAAGCCGTAGCCGAGCAAGATGAAGCCTTAATGGAAAAGTATTTAGGCGGTGAAGAATTGAGTGTTGAAGAAATCAAAAAAGGCATTAAAACAGGTTGTTTGAACATGAGCCTTGTCCCTATGCTTTGTGGTTCTTCTTTTAAAAATAAAGGCGTGCAGACTTTATTGGATGCAGTCATTGATTACTTGCCAGCGCCTACGGAGGTTGTGGATATTAAGGGGATTGATCCAAAAACTGAAGAAGAGGTTTTTGTGAAATCCAGCGATGATGGCGAGTTTGCCGGTTTGGCGTTTAAAATCATGACGGATCCTTTTGTGGGCCAACTCACTTTTGTGCGCGTGTATCGTGGCAATCTAGAGTCCGGTAGCTATGTGTATAACTCCACCAAAGACAAAAAAGAGCGCGTGGGAAGACTCCTTAAAATGCACTCCAATAAGAGAGAAGACATTAAAGAAGTTTATGCGGGCGAGATTTGCGCGTTTGTGGGCTTAAAAGACACGCTGACTGGGGACACGCTTTGCGATGAAAAGAATGCTGTCGTTTTAGAGAGGATGGAATTTCCTGAGCCAGTCATTCACATCGCTGTGGAGCCTAAAACGAAAGCAGACCAAGAAAAAATGGGCGTGGCGTTAGGCAAGCTTGCTGAAGAAGATCCAAGCTTTAGGGTGATGACTCAAGAAGAAACCGGGCAAACCCTTATTGGTGGCATGGGTGAATTGCACCTAGAAATCATCGTGGATAGATTAAAAAGAGAATTTAAGGTGGAAGCTGAAATCGGTCAGCCGCAAGTCGCCTTTAGAGAGACTATCCGCTCAAGCGTGAGCAAAGAGCATAAATACGCTAAGCAAAGCGGTGGTCGTGGGCAATACGGGCATGTGTTTATCAAGCTTGAGCCTAAAGAGCCTGGCAGTGGGTATGAATTCGTGAATGAAATTTCTGGGGGCGTGATCCCTAAAGAATATATCCCTGCGGTGGATAAGGGTATCCAAGAAGCGATGCAAAATGGCGTTTTGGCAGGCTATCCGGTGGTGGATTTTAAGGTTACCCTTTATGATGGGAGCTACCATGATGTGGATTCTTCAGAAATGGCGTTTAAAATCGCTGGCTCTATGGCGTTTAAAGAAGCGAGTCGTGCGGCTAACCCGGTTTTACTAGAGCCTATGATGAAAGTGGAAGTGGAAGTCCCTGAAGAATACATGGGCGATGTGATTGGCGATTTGAATAGAAGAAGAGGGCAAATCAATTCTATGGATGACCGATTAGGCTTGAAAATCGTGAACGCTTTCGTGCCGTTGGTGGAAATGTTTGGTTATTCTACGGATTTACGATCAGCCACTCAAGGGCGTGGGACTTACTCTATGGAGTTTGATCATTATGGTGAAGTGCCTAGCAATATCGCTAAGGAAATTGTAGAAAAACGCAAGGGTTGA
- the asd gene encoding aspartate-semialdehyde dehydrogenase: MKTYNVAIVGASGAVGQELIKGLENSFFPIKKFVPLASARSAGKKIKAFNKDYEILETTHEVFEKERIDIAFFSAGGSVSEEFAISASKTALVIDNTSFFRLHKDVPLVVPEINAKEIFNAPLNIIANPNCSTIQMTQILNPLHLHFKIKSVIVSTYQAVSGAGNKGIESLKNELKTALECLEKDPAIDLSQILQAGAFPYPIAFNAIAHIDTFNENGYTKEELKMVHETHKIMGVNFPISATCVRVPVLRSHSESLSIAFEKEFDLKEVYEVLKNAPSVVVCDDPSHNLYPTPLKASNTDSTFIGRLRKDLFDKKTLHGFCVADQLRVGAATNALKIALHYIKNA, encoded by the coding sequence ATGAAGACTTATAATGTTGCTATTGTCGGGGCTAGTGGGGCGGTAGGCCAAGAGCTGATTAAGGGTTTAGAAAATTCTTTTTTCCCGATTAAAAAATTTGTCCCGCTCGCTAGCGCTAGGAGTGCCGGTAAAAAGATCAAAGCTTTCAATAAAGACTATGAAATTTTAGAAACCACGCATGAAGTTTTTGAAAAAGAAAGAATAGACATCGCCTTTTTTAGCGCTGGGGGGAGCGTGAGCGAAGAATTTGCTATAAGCGCTTCAAAAACGGCCTTAGTGATTGATAACACGAGCTTTTTTAGATTGCATAAAGATGTGCCTTTAGTCGTGCCTGAAATCAACGCTAAAGAAATCTTTAACGCTCCTTTAAATATCATCGCTAACCCTAATTGCTCTACCATTCAAATGACGCAAATCTTAAACCCCTTACACCTCCATTTTAAGATAAAAAGCGTGATTGTTAGCACCTATCAAGCCGTGAGTGGGGCAGGGAATAAGGGTATAGAGAGTTTAAAAAATGAGTTAAAAACCGCTTTAGAATGTTTGGAAAAAGATCCCGCTATTGATTTAAGCCAAATCTTGCAAGCTGGGGCTTTCCCTTATCCGATCGCTTTCAATGCGATCGCTCATATTGATACTTTTAATGAGAATGGTTACACGAAAGAAGAGCTAAAAATGGTGCATGAAACCCATAAAATCATGGGCGTAAATTTCCCTATCAGCGCGACTTGCGTGCGCGTGCCGGTATTGAGGAGTCATAGCGAGAGTTTGAGTATCGCTTTTGAAAAAGAATTCGATCTTAAAGAAGTCTATGAAGTTTTAAAAAACGCCCCTAGCGTGGTTGTTTGCGATGATCCTAGCCATAATCTCTACCCCACGCCCTTAAAAGCGAGCAACACGGATAGCACCTTTATTGGGCGCTTGAGGAAGGATTTGTTTGATAAGAAAACTTTGCACGGCTTTTGCGTGGCGGATCAATTAAGAGTGGGGGCAGCCACCAACGCGCTCAAAATCGCTCTGCATTACATTAAGAACGCTTGA
- the waaF gene encoding lipopolysaccharide heptosyltransferase II, protein MSVNAPKRMRILLRLPNWLGDGVMASSLFYTLKHHYPNARFILVGPQMTCELFKKDEKIEAVFIDDTKKSFFRLLATHKLAQKIGCCDIAITLNNHFYSAFLLYATKTPVRIGFAQFFRSLFLSHAIISAPKEYHQVEKYCFLFSQFLKKELDRKSVLPLKLAFNLPTHTPNTPKKIGFNPSASYGSAKRWPASYYAEVSAVLLEEGHEIYFFGTKEDAIVSEEILKLIKGLLKNPLLSNNAYNLCGKTSIEELIERIAILDLFITNDSGPMHVAASAQTPLIALFGPTDEKETRPYKAQKTIVLNHHLSCSPCKKRVCPLKNEKNHLCMKSITPLEVLKAAHTLLEKP, encoded by the coding sequence ATGAGCGTAAATGCGCCCAAACGCATGCGTATTTTATTGCGTTTGCCTAATTGGTTAGGCGATGGGGTGATGGCAAGCTCGCTTTTTTACACCCTTAAACACCACTACCCTAACGCGCGTTTTATCTTAGTGGGCCCGCAAATGACTTGCGAACTTTTCAAAAAAGATGAAAAAATAGAAGCCGTTTTTATAGATGACACCAAAAAATCCTTTTTCAGGCTACTAGCCACTCACAAACTCGCTCAAAAAATAGGGTGTTGCGATATAGCGATCACTTTAAACAACCATTTTTATTCCGCTTTTTTGCTCTATGCGACAAAAACGCCCGTTCGTATCGGTTTTGCTCAATTTTTTCGTTCTTTGTTCCTTAGCCATGCGATAATTTCTGCCCCTAAAGAGTATCATCAAGTGGAAAAGTATTGCTTTTTATTTTCGCAATTTTTAAAAAAAGAATTGGATAGAAAAAGCGTTTTACCCTTAAAACTGGCCTTTAACCTCCCCACTCACACCCCAAACACCCCTAAAAAAATCGGCTTTAACCCTAGCGCAAGCTATGGGAGCGCTAAAAGATGGCCAGCTTCTTATTACGCTGAAGTTTCTGCTGTTTTGTTAGAAGAAGGGCATGAAATTTATTTTTTTGGGACTAAAGAAGACGCTATCGTTTCTGAAGAAATTTTAAAACTCATTAAAGGCTTATTAAAAAACCCCTTATTATCCAATAACGCTTACAATCTGTGCGGGAAAACAAGCATTGAAGAATTGATAGAGCGCATCGCTATTTTAGATTTATTCATCACTAACGATAGCGGTCCTATGCATGTGGCTGCTAGTGCACAAACCCCCTTAATCGCTCTTTTTGGCCCCACTGATGAAAAAGAAACTCGCCCCTATAAAGCTCAAAAAACGATCGTATTGAACCACCATTTAAGCTGTTCGCCCTGCAAGAAACGAGTTTGCCCCTTAAAGAATGAAAAAAACCATTTGTGCATGAAATCTATCACTCCCCTTGAAGTCTTAAAAGCCGCTCACACTCTTTTAGAAAAGCCTTAA